A genome region from Arachis duranensis cultivar V14167 chromosome 8, aradu.V14167.gnm2.J7QH, whole genome shotgun sequence includes the following:
- the LOC107462620 gene encoding CBS domain-containing protein CBSX5, which produces MAVSFLQEREVSDLCLGKPPLRSLSASSTIAHALAALNNSEDNFISVWTCDHRSKKEEEGEEEGGECCRCVGKVCMVDVVCFLSREDNLLSPSQALKAPLSVILTQAPPRIVVHLEPSSTLLEAIDLILQGAQNLVVPIIAATRKSGISRRKQIQIQKSLSTSHNGREFCWITQEDVIRFLLGSIGLFTPLPALSIDSLGIISTDVLAIDYYSPASSALPAISKSLADQTSVAIVDSDGTFIGEISPSTLGCCDETVAAAIATLSAGDLMAYIDGGGPPEDLLRVVKARLREKNLEKMLQEFMILSPLASDASSASSASSSDEESSSARMRMRPGGRYSKSSSYSARMVRKAEAIVCHPKSSLVAVMIQAIAHRVNYLWVIEDDCSLVGIVTFSNMLKVFREHLETM; this is translated from the exons ATGGCAGTGAGCTTTCTGCAGGAACGCGAGGTATCCGACCTCTGCCTTGGGAAACCACCGTTGAGGTCCCTCTCTGCTTCCTCCACCATCGCACACGCCTTGGCTGCTCTCAACAACTCGGAAGACAACTTCATCAGTGTCTGGACCTGCGATCATCGcagcaagaaggaagaagaaggagaagaagaaggaggagagtGCTGTAGATGCGTTGGCAAAGTGTGCATGGTTGATGTTGTTTGCTTCCTTTCCAGGGAAGACAACCTCTTGTCTCCCTCTCAAGCTCTCAAAGCTCCTCTTTCTGTTATTCTCACTCAAGCTCCGCCTCGGATCGTCGTGCATCTAGAACCTTCTTCCAC TTTACTGGAAGCAATTGATCTGATTCTCCAAGGAGCACAGAATCTTGTGGTGCCGATTATAGCAGCAACAAGAAAGAGTGGAATCTCAAGAAGAAAACAGATTCAGATTCAGAAATCATTGTCAACAAGCCACAATGGGCGTGAATTCTGCTGGATAACGCAAGAAGATGTGATTAGATTCCTACTTGGCTCCATTGGCCTCTTCACCCCTCTCCCTGCACTCTCTATTGACTCCCTCGGCATCATTTCCACCGATGTTCTTGCCATTGACTACTACTCCCCTGCATCCTCGGCGTTACCGGCGATTTCCAAGTCTCTGGCGGATCAAACTTCTGTTGCCATTGTTGATAGTGATGGCACCTTCATTGGCGAGATTTCGCCCTCTACTCTTGGTTGTTGTGACGAGACGGTTGCGGCCGCCATCGCCACTCTCTCCGCCGGGGACCTGATGGCCTACATTGATGGCGGTGGGCCCCCGGAGGATCTTCTCAGAGTGGTGAAGGCCAGGTTGAGGGAGAAGAATTTGGAGAAAATGCTTCAAGAGTTCATGATTTTGTCGCCTTTAGCTAGCGACGCATCTTCGGCCTCATCTGCATCCTCGTCTGACGAGGAGTCCTCGTCGGCCAGAATGCGGATGAGGCCCGGCGGAAGGTACTCTAAATCGTCGAGCTACTCGGCGAGGATGGTGAGGAAGGCTGAGGCCATAGTGTGCCATCCAAAGAGCTCACTTGTTGCTGTGATGATTCAAGCAATTGCTCATAGAGTGAACTACTTGTGGGTTATTGAAGATGATTGCAGCTTAGTTGGCATTGTAACATTCTCAAATATGTTGAAAGTTTTCAGAGAACATTTAGAGACTATGTAA
- the LOC107462606 gene encoding ultraviolet-B receptor UVR8: MVDCFRPVSIEELPSHLILEILCSGRLSAIDLACLELTSKTFGGSHGLYPFKFSSLVDFAAFQLCASHIIYSKTSLNSQKELYDRCGANWKRVLRFLQSVEQSSEMVETSAGNMQITTGKYHTLLISNSSVYSCGSGLSGVLGQGPETQCVAFTRISFPPLARVVHVSASFNHAAFVMQSGEVFTCGDNSSSCCGHSDTSRPISRPRLVESLKGVPCKQVAAGLNFTVFLTRQGHVYTCGTNSHGQLGHGDSQDRPTPKMIEVLGNADPVVQIAAGPSYILAVTVNGAVYSFGSGANFCLGHGEQHNEFLPRAIQKFRRKGIHVVRVSAGDEHAVALDSNGFVYTWGKGYCGALGLGDEIEKTTPEIVTGLKNHLAVQVCARKRKTFVLIDSGSVYGFGSMGFGSLGFLDRGVYDKILKPRILDTLKTHHVSQISTGLYHTVAITSSGRIFGFGDNERAQLGHDTLRGCLEPTEIFVKEDSSQENIDPDI; encoded by the exons ATGGTGGATTGCTTTAGGCCTGTTTCCATTGAAGAGTTACCTTCACACTTGATCTTAGAGATTCTGTGCTCGGGAAGGTTAAGTGCAATAGACCTTGCTTGCTTGGAGCTTACTTCAAAAACTTTTGGTGGTAGCCATGGATTGTATCCATTCAAGTTTAGTTCATTGGTGGACTTTGCTGCATTTCAGTTGTGTGCCTCCCATATTATCTACTCTAAGACGAGTTTAAATTCTCAGAAGGAGTTGTATGATCGATGCGGCGCAAATTGGAAGCGGGTCTTGAGGTTCTTACAGTCTGTTGAACAATCCTCTGAGATGGTGGAGACATCAGCAGGCAAT ATGCAAATTACAACTGGAAAGTATCACACCCTGTTGATCAGCAATTCCTCTGTCTACTCTTGCGGTTCTGGATTATCTGGTGTACTTGGTCAAGGGCCTGAAACACAATGCGTAGCATTTACCCGGATAAGTTTCCCACCTTTGGCACGTGTAGTTCATGTATCAGCCTCCTTTAATCATGCAGCTTTTGTTATGCAATCTGGAGAG GTATTCACATGTGGAGATAATTCATCTTCTTGCTGTGGCCATAGCGATACAAGCCGACCAATTTCCAGGCCACGTCTTGTTGAATCCCTGAAGGGAGTCCCTTGCAAGCAG GTTGCAGCAGGGCTTAACTTCACAGTCTTCCTCACTAGACAAGGTCATGTTTATACATGTGGAACCAATTCGCATGGCCAACTTGGCCATGGTGACTCTCAGGACAGACCAACCCCAAAAATGATTGAAGTCCTTGGTAATGCAGATCCTGTTGTTCAGATTGCTGCTGGACCAAGCTATATCTTAGCTGTAACAGTGAACGGAGCTGTATACTCCTTCGGGTCAGGGGCTAACTTCTGCCTTGGTCATGGGGAGCAGCATAATGAGTTTCTGCCACGTGCTATACAGAAGTTTAGAAGAAAAGGTATTCATGTTGTCCGTGTATCTGCCGGGGATGAGCATGCAGTGGCACTTGATTCAAATGGATTC GTATATACGTGGGGCAAGGGATACTGTGGTGCTCTTGGCCTTGGGGACGAGATTGAGAAAACTACCCCCGAGATTGTGACCGGTCTTAAGAATCACTTAGCTGTTCAG GTCTGTGCAAGAAAGAGGAAAACTTTTGTGCTAATTGATTCTGGTTCAGTCTATGGCTTTGGTTCGATGGGATTCGGCAGCCTGGGATTTCTCGACAGAGGGGTATATGATAAAATCTTGAAGCCAAGAATCTTGGATACCTTAAAAACTCACCATGTTTCACAAATTAGCACTGGATTGTATCATACCGTGGCAATCACAAGCAGTGGAAGGATATTTGGATTTGGAGACAATGAAAGAGCACAACTTGGTCATGACACATTAAGAGGGTGCCTTGAACCAACTGAGATTTTCGTCAAAGAAGATTCTTCACAAGAAAATATAGATCCCGACATTTGA